In the genome of Salana multivorans, the window ATGGGCGACGGCTCGCCGCTGCCCGGCCCGACCGACTCCTGGGTCACCCTCGGCGCCATCGCCCGGGAGACCTCGACGATCCGGCTCGGCACCCTCGTCACGTCGGCGACGTTCCGGCAGCCCGGCCTGCTCGCGATCCAGGTGGCGCAGGTCGACGACATGTCGAACGCGCGCGTCGAGCTCGGCCTCGGCGCGGGCTGGTTCGAGCGCGAGCACGCGGCGTACGGCTTCCCGTTCCCGCCGAAGCGGTTCGGCCTGCTCACCGAGCAGCTCGAGATCATCACGGGCCTGTGGTCGACGCCCGCCGGCGAGACCTACTCCTTCGAGGGCGAGCACTACACGCTCACCGACTCCCCCGCGCTGCCGAAGCCGGTCCAGTCGCCGCTCCCCGTCATCGTCGGCGGCAACGGCCCGGCCAGGACGCCGGCTCTCGCGGCCCGGTTCGCGGCCGAGTACAACACGAGCTTCCCCGAGATCGCCGACATCCCCGAGCGGTTCGCCCGCGTCCGCGAGGCGTGCGAGGCCATCGACCGCGACCCCGACTCGCTCGTCTACTCGGCCGCGCTCGTCCTGTGCGTCGGCGCGGACGAGGCCGAGCTCGCACGCCGCGCGGCGGCGATCGGACGCGAGGCGTCGGAGCTGCGCGAGCACGGGGTGGCCGGCACGCCGGCCGAGGCGGTCGAGCTGCTCCAGCGACTCAAGGGGTGGGGCGCCTCGCGGGTCTACCTCCAGGTGCTCGACCTGTCCGACCTCGACCACCTCGAGCTGGTCGCCGCCGAGGTCATGCCGCACGTCTGAGGCGGCCGGCCCCCGGTGCGGCCGGCACCCGAGCGGTGCCCGCCGGGACGAGATCCGGCCGCACCCCGCGCGGGGTGCGGCCGGACGTCGTCGGTGTCGAGACGGCGGAACGCCGGTCAGGGCACGATGTGCCCGGCCGCGCGGAACAGCTCGTACCACTCGGCGCGAGTGAGCGGGATGTCCGACCCGTCGGCGGCGGCGCGCACCCGGTCCGGGTTGGTCGTGCCGAGGATCACCTGGATGCCGGCGGGGTGACGCGTGATCCACGCGGTCGCGATGGCGATCGGGTCGACCCCGTAGGCACCGGCCAGCCGGTCGACGACGGCGTTGAGCTCCGCGTAGTCGGGGTTGCCGAGGAACACGCCGTTGAAGAAGCCCGCCTGGAACGGCGACCACGCCTGCAGCGTGATGTCGTGCAGCCGGCAGTAGTCGACGAGCCCGCCGCCGTCGCGCACGATCGACTGGTCCTCGCCCGCCATGTTGGCGGCGACCCCCTGCGCGATGAGCGGCGAGTGGGTGATCGAGAGCTGCACCTGGTTGGCCACGATCGGCTGACGGACCGAGCGGCGCAGCAGCTCGATCTGGCCCGGCGTGTGGTTGGAGACGCCGAACGCGCGGACCTTGCCCGTCGACTCCAGGTGGTCGAACGCCCGCGCCACCTCGTCGGGCTCGACGAGGGCGTCCGGGCGGTGCAGGAGCAGGACGTCGAGGTAGTCGGTCCGCAGCGCGCGCAGCGACGCCTCGACCGATGACACGAGGTGGTCGTAGGAGAAGTCGAAGTACGGCCCGTCCTTGACGATGCCGGCCTTGCTCTGGATGGTCAGCTCCTCGCGCTGCGCCGGGGTGAGCTGCATGGCCTCGGCGAACCTCGCCTCGCAGGCGTGCAGCTCGCTGCCGTAGATG includes:
- a CDS encoding LLM class F420-dependent oxidoreductase, encoding MDLRIFTEPQQGASYADQLRVAQAAERLGYDAFFRSDHFLRMGDGSPLPGPTDSWVTLGAIARETSTIRLGTLVTSATFRQPGLLAIQVAQVDDMSNARVELGLGAGWFEREHAAYGFPFPPKRFGLLTEQLEIITGLWSTPAGETYSFEGEHYTLTDSPALPKPVQSPLPVIVGGNGPARTPALAARFAAEYNTSFPEIADIPERFARVREACEAIDRDPDSLVYSAALVLCVGADEAELARRAAAIGREASELREHGVAGTPAEAVELLQRLKGWGASRVYLQVLDLSDLDHLELVAAEVMPHV
- a CDS encoding aldo/keto reductase, whose amino-acid sequence is MTTVTTVPLGTTGIRVPNVVLGLMRIESMSDEAVRELVETGLEAGIDMVDHADIYGSELHACEARFAEAMQLTPAQREELTIQSKAGIVKDGPYFDFSYDHLVSSVEASLRALRTDYLDVLLLHRPDALVEPDEVARAFDHLESTGKVRAFGVSNHTPGQIELLRRSVRQPIVANQVQLSITHSPLIAQGVAANMAGEDQSIVRDGGGLVDYCRLHDITLQAWSPFQAGFFNGVFLGNPDYAELNAVVDRLAGAYGVDPIAIATAWITRHPAGIQVILGTTNPDRVRAAADGSDIPLTRAEWYELFRAAGHIVP